In the genome of Montipora foliosa isolate CH-2021 chromosome 3, ASM3666993v2, whole genome shotgun sequence, one region contains:
- the LOC137996020 gene encoding uncharacterized protein, which yields MLSHSDCKNLFTVVLGDLNFDLLEMPRPSATKNYLNIFQTLDFEQLITKATRPISNSLLDHIFVSQKDFVTDSGTLPLSLSDHLPIFISLNSRSNIFKHPGHKTLHIRSRKSLSIDAFIDDLSCAPWSTLEVFNDPSEAIEQWYLLFNDVLDTQAPVKSRRVKRPRPPDWFSAEIGVTIKERNRLHKLALAHNNSSNWDAYRHARNKVVHMIRSAKRVFYRNAIKSNLDNPKNLWRIIRNISPAKCSNLPGHLSVNGHIVSDNTEIANQFNDHFANITLISAMLPCTVIFKECWSEKVDAPLFTIPPISEQHVESSPFRLKSNKAVGLDGVDGYFLKIAASAISNSLTTVF from the exons ATGCTATCTCACTCAGACTGCAAAAACTTATTTACAGTCGTCCTCGGTGATCTTAATTTTGACTTGCTGGAAATGCCAAGACCAAGTGCAACTAAAAACTATTTAAATATATTTCAAACTCTGGACTTTGAACAATTAATAACAAAAGCAACCAGACCTATTTCAAATTCTCTTCTGGACCACATATTTGTTTCTCAGAAAGACTTTGTTACAGACTCTGGAACTCTACCGCTGTCATTGAGTGATCACCTTCCTATTTTTATATCCTTGAATTCCAGGAGTAATATTTTTAAACATCCCGGCCATAAAACTCTGCATATTCGCTCACGCAAATCGCTTTCTATTGACGCTTTCATAGACGACCTTTCATGTGCTCCCTGGAGTACACTTGAGGTGTTTAACGATCCAAGTGAAGCTATTGAACAATGGTATCTTTTGTTCAATGATGTCCTAGACACACAAGCACCTGTGAAGTCTCGTCGTGTCAAACGACCTCGGCCACCTGATTGGTTTAGTGCTGAAATAGGTGTTACTATAAAGGAACGTAACCGCTTGCATAAATTAGCTTTAGCTCATAACAACTCCTCTAACTGGGATGCTTACCGGCACGCTAGAAACAAAGTAGTTCATATGATACGCAGTGCGAAGCGTGTGTTTTATCGCAATGCAATCAAGAGCAACCTTGACAATCCTAAAAATCTTTGGAGAATCATTCGTAATATCAGTCCCGCAAAATGCTCAAATCTTCCTGGGCACTTAAGCGTTAACGGTCACATTGTGAGCGACAACACTGAAATAGCGAATCAGTTCAACGATCACTTTGCCAATATTACCTTGATCTCGGCGATGCTCCCttgcactgttattttcaaagagtgctggagtgaaaaagtgga TGCGCCCCTCTTCACTATTCCACCCATAAGTGAACAACATGTGGAGTCCAGTCCCTTTCGGCTAAAATCGAACAAGGCCGTTGGATTAGACGGAGTCGATGGCTATTTCCTCAAGATTGCAGCTTCTGCTATCTCAAACTCACTGACAACTGTTTTTTAA